In one Mycobacteroides chelonae genomic region, the following are encoded:
- a CDS encoding HIT family protein produces the protein MSSVFTKIINGELPGRFVYEDEDVVAFLTIAPITQGHTLVVPRAEIDQWQDIDAAVFAKVNLVAQRVGRAIRKAFDAPRAGYIIAGMEVPHLHVHVFPGFTLTDFSFENADPHASAESLDEAQAKIKAALAEID, from the coding sequence ATGTCGAGTGTGTTCACGAAGATCATCAACGGAGAGCTACCCGGTCGGTTCGTGTACGAGGACGAGGATGTCGTCGCGTTCCTCACCATCGCGCCGATCACCCAGGGTCACACCCTGGTGGTGCCGCGCGCCGAGATCGACCAGTGGCAGGACATCGACGCGGCCGTCTTCGCGAAGGTCAACCTCGTCGCGCAACGCGTCGGCCGCGCCATCCGTAAGGCCTTCGACGCCCCACGCGCCGGCTACATCATCGCCGGGATGGAGGTGCCCCATCTGCATGTGCACGTCTTCCCGGGTTTCACGCTGACCGATTTCAGCTTCGAGAACGCCGACCCCCATGCCTCGGCGGAATCCCTCGACGAGGCGCAGGCGAAGATCAAGGCTGCGCTGGCTGAGATCGACTAG